One segment of Desmodus rotundus isolate HL8 chromosome 6, HLdesRot8A.1, whole genome shotgun sequence DNA contains the following:
- the FNDC11 gene encoding fibronectin type III domain-containing protein 11 — MAFQVTGLGPDKVQPNRLQPFLDQEEVEEAEDGQLLEPEAWRTYTARRNTLREFLTCDLSSHLLKRHHARMELLRKCSYHVEILPKHLALGDQNPLVLPSTVFQLIDPWKFQRMKKVGTAQTKIQLLLLGDLLEQLDQGRAELDALLESPDPRPFLAGWALVERRRADLSAVMDSFLALMVPGRLHIKHRLVSDVGATKIPHIRLMLSTKMPVMFDRKESVAHQDWVTLRWFVTIQPAVPERFELRFKLLDPRTQQEHLQRGLIPVAACSFEVHNLLPNRVYKFTVKRAESYTLVYEPWQDSLTLQTRPRTPEGPVPSRLGKPGRP, encoded by the coding sequence ATGGCCTTCCAGGTGACGGGCCTGGGCCCGGACAAGGTGCAGCCGAACCGTCTGCAGCCCTTCCTGGaccaggaggaggtggaggaggctgAGGACGGGCAGCTGCTGGAGCCGGAGGCTTGGAGGACCTACACGGCACGCCGCAACACCCTGCGGGAGTTCCTTACCTGCGACCTGAGCTCCCACCTGCTGAAGCGCCACCATGCCCGCATGGAGCTGCTACGGAAGTGCTCCTACCACGTGGAGATCCTGCCCAAGCACCTGGCCCTGGGCGACCAGAACCCGCTGGTGCTGCCCAGCACAGTCTTCCAGCTCATCGACCCCTGGAAGTTCCAGCGCATGAAGAAGGTGGGCACCGCGCAGACCAAAATCCAGCTGCTTCTGCTCGGAGACCTGCTGGAGCAGCTGGACCAGGGCCGGGCCGAGCTGGACGCCCTGCTGGAGTCGCCAGACCCGCGGCCCTTCCTGGCGGGCTGGGCACTGGTGGAGCGGCGGCGGGCAGACCTGTCCGCCGTCATGGACAGCTTCCTGGCCTTGATGGTGCCGGGGCGTCTGCACATCAAGCACCGCCTGGTGTCCGACGTCGGCGCCACCAAGATCCCACACATCCGGCTCATGCTCAGCACCAAGATGCCTGTCATGTTCGACCGCAAGGAGTCAGTGGCCCACCAGGACTGGGTGACCCTGCGCTGGTTCGTCACCATCCAGCCGGCAGTGCCGGAGCGGTTCGAGCTGCGCTTCAAGCTGTTGGACCCGCGGACGCAGCAGGAGCACCTGCAGCGTGGACTCATCCCCGTGGCCGCCTGCAGCTTCGAGGTCCACAACCTGCTGCCCAACCGCGTCTACAAGTTCACCGTCAAGAGGGCGGAGAGCTACACGCTGGTATATGAGCCCTGGCAGGACAGCCTCACCCTGCAGACCAGGCCGCGGACCCCTGAAGGGCCTGTCCCCAGTCGGCTGGGCAAGCCGGGCCGCCCCTGA
- the HELZ2 gene encoding 3'-5' exoribonuclease HELZ2 produces the protein MPHRRARPASEMVSLAPGPLPTSSMATMEPRLAKLYAQLDLCLGCSRCTQRLDESTYLLHRLEHGCSREVLLARFKQAPKNGVWRRVGRRPSFPRPARYQVCRYYSNGLGCRRHRNQCTFARSHEEALVWTFEREHNVHRLWLKARVQGGRALSTPGSPADTIREEFGGRFQLLCCHCFRHCPPRICPLDPEGRCPRHGTCPSILAHVSSEGHHKQQVVEVRPWPQNRRLLAYCLFVERGLPCRHGVSRCQFAHSAVEMAVWKAEQLHGLRRPELLAPPVRRGPIPAVQLYCSACLVTCHSREAFENHCSSQEHMRMVALDQTVVWEHRSPPAGLSTFELCPRPDLCEYGAVCTKAHSEQELQEWRRRARMVEQREQAAFQEGLMPYRERLLAEYQSSSEEILVLAETVDGVAITCHQPLVHRAQEKKMQHRWMFVIHSEEPLKHVALLKQEPGADFSLEAPCLQPGQVYAQGERFCVRDSPAEFQVGVRVQTASFGTFEQWVVFDFGRRPALLQRLELQLGQEQRPGATPAPGPHEELERWHTGNRHVVPGVERPAEHAALMAKYKVPDLALEFHRGGPAPGPVSCSNYRKRMHQFLYEEEAAQQRLVAKLNLRCSVSLKKSLETPALGMLFPPPGALYAEVPIPTSLTPDTDQGFLLSRAVSTALVAPVPAPDHTVFEVQLETRAGSEQVRWLLLPAHCCTALGLHAEASPMLEVQFQVDPLTFRHWHEAVDALPKEQLVVPDLQACTLPRPRPSPPAMHGNRKQRLAIEFIAGGSPGDTRPIAPLLIYGPFGTGKTYTLATASLEVIRQPHAKVLICTHTNSAADIYIQEHFHSYVTSGHPEATPLRVMYTDRPPSQTDAVTLQYCCLTEDCRAFRPPTRAELERRRIVVATTSQARELRVPAGFFSHILIDEAAQMLECEALTPLRYALPSTRVVLAGDHLQVTPRLFSVARAQAAGHTLLYRLFQLYQQQTHKAAQHSRLIFHENYRSTEAIITFISRHFYMAKGTPIHARGKVPRHPQHYPLMFCHVAGDPERDLSLTSWLNTAEVAQVIEQVRQLYDTWPHCWGHPEQRHICVVSHGAQVSALRQELRRKNLGQVSVGSFEILPGREFRAVVLSTVHSRHSLQSPGVPALEFFTDARVLNTIMTRAQSQVVAVGDAVALCSFGACSKLWKSFIRQCVEHRSVFPGDLSLEHIEQAVVQRQRWARHRRPVAPLAERARAVVSRNTVPEEGAAVAPAREPVAEGDAFPASTSVAVEKATQGAETRDTASESGSGGSPAVGDVVSTGSSASMVAGVVATDLEDADDPEDSESDFWSLDGELNADDSILQELLDESRKVMVTVREDGLLDMVARPASPQQARQYVNLPRDVLRHLLRTEPGLHHRCTFLPETFERATAVPLDAAGPGPIQLRGRLHCGMAFSGDEVLVKVLGGERAPLGRPQGRVLGVLKRRRHELCFVCRMDEWDPRLLTPIDGSVTKIFVADLKDPLQVPVHRLLKGRVQKVGYEQLSAQDSRRRLFWVRIVVWRERFYYPLGIVLEVLPEATTWEQGLRILDLEYGLREPSPDPASVSKALQKYREELSWAPGAREDCRSFLTFTVDPQGASNLDDALSVRDLGPRYEVGVHIADVASFLPRDGALDVEARRQGIAIYAPNREPTPILPAGLCHDVLSLLPGQDRFTISLFLTFEKGSNQLKGRRFAPSMIRSDRQLSYEEAEQVIRGQRGAGLELPACLDSVDACIVAACYFARVLRWRRLQAACPYEQLDEDGMLGFRVAHAMVKEYMVQFNSLVAEFLVGNEHTRTVTPLRWQPTPSSRQLDAVSEKHSELVPLSLHLRQHLRGHVPPDTQMHLLASLWRLVRHAAQAQDADLLVDLVTTDDMHPSLAAVCLDFRKALGRSVFGRSSQGEQQPASHYSLQVEWYTWASSPIRRYMDVVLQRQMLLALGHGGSSYSARDIDRLCQDFSRQHGRAQSYQRRACSLHLATQLKAQPRQKLGFVVDVEPGARCFKLFFPANPETLPDPCPVFYRCLQLAEHPRDLASRPGLRLQWRRRIYSVLENGPCPPLPGVLLDPHTWPVDTALWQKLLTLVEEQRWPEAAALVREQGTATQPQRELGCVSRSGCKHFVEVARELGGGDALQVQLTATLHRGVLAPALQLWTVVPGLSLCLEHVERPGDCFSGQVPQAGRDNFSHVEDYCRVWQPFCSLESATSAVAESEAVMLQHVRIAWDAARTEQGQLRGSFRLDAIFLREHSIDIGFDHCYLCIRLEGLRAVPAAAAAGDPCPKASPGQLPQAIPPRGPSSLGPVLSIDPDTYTWVAHGLTEDLDSNKEDPADRREFAKQVRFFIHHMAMEKVPEEVLRPGTTFTIEVLPKQLPDIRKEEAVRGLKDASQLVINIALGHPIPLPRHPSRHPAGQQPLRRGTPSRFLELQAFDMPGGGRKLNPSQNTAVRAALKKQFTVIQGPPGTGKTVVGFHIVFWFHKLNEELPPSGSPPCILYCGPSNKSVDVVAGMLLSRKAELKPLRVYGEQAEATEFPVPGVSSRGLPRKTPREGRPNPTLRSITLHHLIRQPPNPCAQDIKAFDARLQRGEILSDEELASYKKVLAKARKHELGRHRVVLCTCSCAAAASLKGLNVRQVLVDEAGMATEPETLIPLVRFSGAEKVVLLGDHKQLRPVVKNDHMQSLGLDRSLFERYHRDAYMLDTQYRMHKDICAFPSMEFYQQKLKTWQGLRRPPSVLGHVDRESCPVIFGHVQGHEQSLLVSTDEGNENSKANLDEVEEVVRIAKQLTLDRTVDPKDIAILTPYNAQAAEISKCLAQRGVKGVTVCSITKSQGSEWRYVLVSTVRSRPESDLDLRPTKSWLKRFLGFVVDPNQVNVAITRAQEGLCIVGDHLLLRCCPLWRRLVDFCEAQGCLVPVGQVRVRRRSAVSS, from the exons ATGCCACACCGCAGGGCCAGGCCAGCGTCAGAGATGGTGTCCCTGGCGCCCGGCCCTTTGCCCACCAGCTCCATGGCCACCATGGAGCCACGGCTGGCCAAGCTGTACGCCCAGCTGGATCTATGCCTGGGCTGCTCCCGTTGCACCCAGCGCCTTGACGAGAGCACCTACCTCCTGCACCGGCTGGAACACGGCTGCTCCCGGGAGGTCCTGCTGGCCCGCTTCAAGCAAGCCCCCAAGAACGGGGTCTGGCGCAGGGTGGGCCGCAGGCCCAGCTTCCCGCGGCCGGCGCGGTACCAGGTCTGCCGCTACTACAGCAATGGGCTGGGCTGCCGGCGGCACCGAAACCAGTGCACCTTTGCCCGAAGCCACGAGGAGGCGCTGGTCTGGACCTTTGAACGCGAGCACAACGTCCACCGGCTGTGGCTGAAGGCCAGGGTGCAGGGCGGCAGGGCCCTGAGCACGCCGGGCAGCCCCGCCGACACCATCCGTGAGGAGTTTGGCGGTCGCTTTCAGCTGCTCTGCTGCCACTGCTTCCGGCACTGCCCCCCACGCATCTGCCCCCTGGACCCCGAGGGGCGCTGCCCCAGGCACGGCACCTGCCCCTCGATCCTGGCGCACGTGAGCTCTGAGGGCCACCACAAGCAGCAGGTGGTGGAGGTGCGGCCATGGCCCCAGAACCGCCGGCTGCTGGCCTACTGCCTGTTTGTGGAGCGCGGGCTGCCGTGCCGGCACGGGGTGTCCCGCTGCCAGTTCGCCCACAGTGCTGTGGAGATGGCCGTGTGGAAGGCCGAGCAGCTGCACGGGCTCCGTCGGCCTGAGCTGCTTGCACCCCCGGTCCGCAGAGGCCCGATTCCTGCTGTCCAGCTGTACTGCAGCGCCTGCCTGGTCACCTGCCACTCCCGGGAGGCCTTCGAGAACCACTGCTCCTCCCAGGAGCACATGAGGATGGTGGCCCTGGACCAGACCGTGGTCTGGGAGCACCGCAGCCCTCCCGCCGGGCTCTCCACCTTCGAGCTCTGCCccag gcccgACCTCTGTGAGTATGGGGCCGTCTGCACGAAGGCACATTCAGAGCAAGAGCTGCAGGAGTGGAGGCGGCGGGCGCGGATGGTGGAGCAGCGAGAGCAGGCGGCCTTTCAGGAGGGGCTGATGCCCTACCGGGAGAGGCTGCTGGCCGAGTACCAGAGCAGTAGCGAGGAGATCCTGGTG CTGGCTGAGACCGTGGATGGCGTGGCCATCACCTGCCACCAGCCCCTGGTGCATCGGGCTCAGGAGAAGAAAATGCAGCATAGATGGATGTTTGTTATCCACTCTGAG GAGCCCCTGAAACACGTGGCCCTGCTCAAGCAGGAGCCCGGAGCCGACTTCTCGCTGGAGGCCCCCTGCCTGCAGCCGGGCCAGGTCTACGCACAGGGCGAGCGTTTCTGCGTGCGGGACAGCCCAGCTGAGTTCCAGGTGGGGGTGCGCGTGCAGACCGCCTCCTTCGGCACCTTCGAGCAGTGGGTGGTGTTCGACTTCGGCCGCCGGCCAGCTCTGCTGCAGAGGCTGGAGCTGCAGCTGGGCCAGGAGCAGCGCCCAGGGGCaaccccggcccccggcccccacGAAGAGCTGGAGCGCTGGCACACTGGCAACCGCCACGTGGTCCCTGGTGTGGAGCGCCCGGCAGAGCATGCAGCCCTGATGGCCAAGTACAAGGTGCCAGACCTGGCTCTGGAGTTCCACCGTGGCGGCCCGGCTCCGGGCCCCGTCTCTTGCTCTAACTACCGAAAGAGGATGCACCAGTTTCTCTACGAGGAAGAGGCTGCTCAGCAGCGGCTGGTGGCCAA GCTGAACCTCCGGTGCTCCGTGTCCCTGAAGAAGTCCCTTGAGACGCCAGCCCTGGGCATGCTCTTCCCCCCACCAGGAGCCCTCTACGCTGAGGtccccatccctacctccctgaCACCAGACACGGACCAGGGCTTTCTGCTGTCCCGGGCAGTCAGCACAGCGCTGGTGGCCCCTGTGCCCGCACCTGACCACACGGTGTTTGAGGTGCAGCTGGAGACCCGGGCTGGCTCAGAGCAGGTGCGGTGGCTGCTGCTGCCCGCCCACTGCTGCACGGCCCTGGGGCTGCACGCTGAGGCCAGCCCCATGCTAGAGGTGCAGTTCCAGGTTGACCCGCTGACCTTCCGCCACTGGCACGAGGCGGTGGACGCGCTGCCCAAGGAGCAGCTGGTGGTGCCGGACCTGCAGGCCTGCACTCTACCCCGCCCGAGGCCCAGCCCGCCAGCCATGCACGGCAACCGCAAGCAGAGGCTGGCCATCGAGTTCATTGCAGGTGGCAGCCCAGGGGACACACGGCCCATTGCCCCTCTGCTCATCTACGGCCCCTTCGGCACGGGCAAGACTTACACACTGGCCACAGCCTCCTTAGAGGTCATCCGACAGCCCCATGCCAAGGTGCTCATCTGCACGCACACCAACAG TGCGGCCGACATCTACATCCAGGAGCATTTCCACAGCTATGTGACGAGCGGCCACCCTGAGGCCACACCGCTGCGGGTGATGTACACCGACCGGCCGCCGAGCCAGACGGACGCCGTCACGCTGCAGTACTGCTGCCTGACCGAGGACTGCCGGGCCTTCCGCCCTCCCACGCGCGCCGAGCTAGAGCGGCGCCGCATCGTGGTGGCCACCACCTCTCAGGCCCGGGAGCTCAGGGTGCCTGCTGGCTTCTTCTCACACATCCTCATCGATGAGGCCGCCCAGATGCTGGAGTGCGAGGCGCTCACCCCTCTGCGCTACGCCCTGCCCAGCACCCGCGTGGTGCTGGCGGGCGACCACCTGCAGGTCACGCCCCGGCTCTTCAGCGTGGCCCGGGCGCAGGCGGCTGGCCACACGCTGCTGTACCGCCTGTTCCAGCTCTACCAGCAGCAGACGCACAAGGCCGCCCAGCACAGCCGCCTCATCTTCCACGAGAACTACCGCTCCACAGAGGCCATCATCACCTTCATCTCACGGCACTTCTACATGGCCAAGGGCACCCCCATCCACGCCCGTGGCAAGGTCCCGCGCCACCCCCAGCACTACCCACTCATGTTCTGCCACGTGGCGGGCGACCCGGAGCGTGACCTCTCCCTAACGTCCTGGCTCAACACGGCCGAGGTCGCGCAGGTCATCGAGCAGGTGCGGCAGCTCTATGACACCTGGCCCCACTGCTGGGGCCACCCTGAGCAGAGACACATCTGCGTCGTGTCCCACGGCGCCCAG GTGAGTGCGCTGAGGCAGGAGCTGAGGAGGAAGAATCTGGGCCAGGTGTCTGTGGGCAGCTTTGAGATCCTGCCAG GCCGGGAGTTTCGGGCAGTGGTGCTGAGCACGGTCCATAGCCGCCACAGCCTGCAGAGCCCGGGCGTCCCCGCCCTCGAGTTCTTCACCGACGCCCGGGTGCTCAACACCATCATGACCCGCGCTCAGTCCCAGGTGGTGGCTGTGGGTGACGCAGTGGCCCTCTGCTCCTTTGGGGCCTGCAGCAAGCTCTGGAAGAGCTTCATCCGCCAGTGTGTGGAGCACCGCAGTGTCTTCCCCGGGGACCTATCGCTGGAGCACATCGAGCAGGCCGTGGTGCAGAGGCAGCGCTGGGCCCGCCACCGGCGACCTGTGGCCCCACTGGCAGAGAGAGCCAGGGCAGTGGTGTCCAGGAACACTGTCCCAGAGGAGGGGGCAGCTGTGGCCCCCGCCAGAGAGCCTGTGGCCGAGGGTGATGCCTTCCCAGCCAGCACCTCGGTGGCCGTAGAGAAGGCCACACAGGGGGCAGAGACCAGGGACACAGCTTCAGAGTCTGGGTCAGGAGGGTCCCCAGCTGTGGGGGATGTAGTGTCCACAGGGAGCTCGGCCAGCATGGTGGCAGGGGTGGTGGCCACGGACCTCGAGGATGCTGACGACCCCGAGGACTCCGAGTCTGACTTCTGGTCCTTGGATGGGGAGCTCAATGCCGACGACTCCATCCTGCAGGAGCTGCTGGACGAGAGCCGGAAGGTGATGGTGACGGTGCGGGAGGACGGGCTGCTGGACATGGTGGCCAGGCCGGCGTCCCCACAGCAGGCCCGGCAGTACGTGAACCTGCCGCGGGATGTGCTGCGGCACCTGCTGCGCACAGAGCCCGGGCTGCACCACAGGTGCACCTTCCTGCCGGAGACCTTTGAGCGGGCTACCGCGGTGCCGCTGGATGCCGCGGGGCCCGGCCCCATTCAGCTCCGGGGCCGCTTGCACTGCGGGATGGCCTTCAGTGGGGACGAGGTGCTGGTCAAGGTCCTCGGCGGCGAGAGGGCCCCATTGGGGCGGCCGCAGGGCCGTGTGCTGGGCGTGCTGAAGAGGCGGCGCCACGAGCTGTGCTTTGTGTGCCGCATGGACGAGTGGGACCCGCGTCTCCTGACCCCCATCGACGGCTCCGTGACCAAGATCTTTGTGGCCGACCTGAAAGACCCGTTGCAGGTGCCTGTCCACCGCCTCCTAAAGGGCCGCGTGCAGAAAGTGGGGTACGAGCAGCTCTCGGCCCAGGACAGCCGCCGGCGGCTCTTCTGGGTGCGCATCGTGGTCTGGCGGGAGCGCTTCTACTACCCGCTAGGCATCGTGCTGGAGGTGCTGCCCGAGGCCACCACCTGGGAGCAGGGCCTCCGCATCCTGGACCTGGAGTACGGCCTCCGGGAGCCCTCGCCAGACCCGGCCTCGGTCTCCAAGGCACTGCAGAAGTACCGCGAGGAGCTCAGCTGGGCGCCCGGTGCCCGGGAGGACTGCCGCAGCTTCCTGACCTTCACTGTGGACCCTCAGGGTGCCAGCAACCTGGACGATGCCCTCAGTGTGCGGGACCTGGGCCCTAGGTACGAGGTGGGCGTGCACATTGCTGATGTGGCTAGCTTCCTGCCCAGGGACGGGGCGCTGGACGTGGAGGCCCGCAGACAGGGCATCGCGATCTACGCCCCCAACCGGGAGCCCACGCCCATTCTGCCTGCTGGCCTCTGCCATGACGTGCTCAGCCTCCTCCCAGGCCAGGACCGCTTCACCATCTCGCTCTTCCTCACCTTCGAGAAGGGCAGCAACCAGCTTAAGGGCCGGCGCTTCGCGCCCTCCATGATCCGCTCCGACCGCCAGCTGTCTTACGAGGAGGCGGAGCAGGTGATCAGGGGACAGCGGGGGGCTGGCCtggagctgcctgcctgcctggactCCGTGGATGCCTGCATTGTGGCCGCGTGCTATTTTGCCCGGGTGCTGCGCTGGCGCCGTCTGCAGGCTGCTTGTCCCTACGAGCAGCTGGATGAGGACGGCATGCTGGGCTTCCGCGTGGCCCACGCCATGGTCAAAGAGTACATGGTCCAGTTCAACAGCCTGGTGGCTGAGTTCCTGGTGGGCAACGAGCACACCCGCACGGTCACGCCGCTGCGGTGGCAGCCCACGCCCAGCAGCCGCCAGCTGGATGCCGTGAGCGAGAAGCATTCGGAGCTGGTGCCCCTGTCGCTTCACCTGAGACAGCACCTGCGTGGCCACGTGCCCCCTGACACGCAGATGCACCTGCTGGCCTCCCTGTGGAGGCTTGTCCGGcacgcagcccaggcccaggacgCTGACTTGCTGGTGGACCTCGTCACCACGGACGACATGCATCcatctctggctgctgtgtgccTGGACTTCCGCAAGGCCCTGGGCCGCTCAGTCTTTGGCCGTTCCAGCCAGGGGgagcagcagccagccagccactaCTCGCTGCAGGTGGAGTGGTACACCTGGGCCAGCTCACCCATCCGCAGGTACATGGACGTGGTGCTGCAGCGGCAGATGCTGCTGGCGCTGGGCCATGGGGGCTCCTCCTACTCTGCCAGGGACATCGACCGGCTCTGCCAAGACTTCAGCCGCCAGCACGGGCGTGCCCAGAGCTACCAGCGCCGGGCCTGCAGCCTGCACCTGGCCACACAGCTCAAGGCCCAGCCGCGGCAGAAGCTGGGCTTTGTGGTGGATGTGGAGCCGGGCGCCCGCTGCTTCAAGCTGTTCTTCCCAGCCAACCCTGAGACGCTGCCTGACCCCTGCCCTGTGTTCTACCGCTGCCTGCAGCTGGCGGAGCACCCGAGAGACCTGGCCAGCCGGCCGGGTCTGCGGCTGCAGTGGCGACGCCGCATCTACTCCGTGCTGGAGAATGGGCCGTGCCCTCCCCTGCCCGGCGTCCTGCTGGACCCGCACACCTGGCCTGTGGACACCGCCCTGTGGCAGAAGCTGCTGACACTGGTGGAGGAGCAGCGGTGGCCCGAGGCGGCTGCGCTCGTGCGAGAGCAGGGCACTGCCACGCAGCCGCAGCGGGAGCTGGGATGTGTGTCCCGCAGTGGCTGCAAGCACTTCGTGGAGGTAGCCCGGGAGCTGGGCGGGGGGGACGCACTGCAGGTACAGCTCACTGCCACACTGCACCGGGGGGTCCTGGCGCCGGCCCTGCAGCTGTGGACCGTGGTGCCAGGCCTCAGCCTGTGCCTGGAGCATGTGGAGCGGCCGGGCGACTGCTTCTCCGGCCAGGTGCCCCAGGCCGGGCGGGACAACTTCAGCCACGTGGAGGACTACTGCCGTGTGTGGCAGCCCTTCTGCTCCCTGGAGTCGGCCACCAGTGCTGTGGCCGAGAGTGAGGCCGTCATGCTGCAGCATGTGCGCATAGCCTGGGACGCGGCACGCACTGAGCAGGGGCAGCTCCGCGGCAGCTTCCGCCTGGACGCCATCTTCCTCCGCGAGCACAGCATCGACATCGGCTTTGACCACTGCTACCTCTGCATCCGGCTCGAGGGCCTTCGGGCTGTGcctgccgccgctgctgccgGGGACCCATGCCCCAAagccagccctggccagctgCCCCAGGCCATCCCGCCCCGCGGGCCCAGCAGCCTTGGCCCGGTCCTGAGCATCGACCCTGACACCTACACCTGGGTGGCCCATGGGCTGACAGAGGACTTGGACTCAAATAAAGAGGACCCGGCTGACCGGCGAGAGTTCGCCAAGCAGGTGCGCTTCTTCATCCACCACATGGCCATGGAGAAGGTTCCGGAAGAGGTGCTGAGACCCGGCACCACATTCACCATTGAGGTGCTGCCCAAGCAGCTTCCTGACAT CCGCAAGGAAGAAGCCGTGCGTGGGCTGAAGGATGCATCCCAGCTGGTTATCAACATCGCCCTGGGCcaccccatccccctgccccgCCACCCTTCCCGCCACCCTGCTGGCCAGCAGCCCCTCCGCAGAG GGACCCCCAGCAGGTTCCTGGAGCTCCAGGCCTTTGACATGCCCGGAGGCGGCCGAAAGCTGAACCCCAGCCAGAACACGGCTGTCCGAGCGGCTCTGAAGAAGCAGTTCACCGTCATCCAGGGCCCGCCAG GCACGGGGAAGACTGTGGTGGGCTTCCACATCGTGTTCTGGTTTCATAAGTTAAATGAGGAGCTGCCGCCTTCCGGCAGCCCTCCCTGCATCTTGTACTGCGGCCCCTCCAACAAGTCGGTGGATGTCGTGGCAG GCATGCTGTTGAGCAGGAAAGCAGAGCTAAAGCCCCTCCGCGTGTATGgggagcaggcagaggccacCGAGTTCCCGGTGCCTGGTGTGAGCAGCAGGGGCCTGCCCAGGAAGACCCCTCGGGAGGGGAGGCCCAACCCAACCCTCAG gagcaTCACGCTGCACCACCTGATCCggcagccccccaacccctgtgcaCAGGACATCAAGGCTTTCGATGCTCGGCTACAGAGAGGGGAGATTCTCTCCGATGAGGAGCTTGCTTC GTACAAGAAGGTCCTGGCGAAGGCACGGAAGCATGAGCTGGGCCGCCACAGGGTCGTGCTCTGCACCTGCTCGTGCGCAGCTGCGGCCAGCCTCAAGGGCCTCAACGTCCGGCAGGTCCTGGTTGACGAGGCGGGCATGGCCACGGAGCCCGAGACCCTCATCCCCCTGGTGCGGTTCTCGGGGGCTGAGAAG GTGGTTCTCCTCGGAGACCACAAGCAGCTGCGGCCTGTGGTCAAGAATGACCACATGCAGAGCCTGGGGCTGGACCGGTCTCTCTTCGAGAGGTACCACAGGGATGCCTACATGCTGGACACGCAGTACCGCATG CACAAAGATATCTGCGCCTTCCCCTCCATGGAGTTCTACCAGCAGAAGCTGAAGACCTGGCAGGGCCTTCGGCGACCGCCCAGCGTCCTGGGCCACGTCGACAGGGAGAGCTGCCCTGTCATCTTCGGCCATGTGCAGGGCCACGAGCAGAGCCTGCTGGTGTCCACGGATGAAGGGAACGAGAACTCCAAGGCCAACCTGGatgaggtggaggaggtg GTCCGCATCGCCAAGCAGCTGACCCTGGACAGAACGGTGGACCCCAAGGACATCGCCATCCTCACGCCCTACAACGCACAGGCCGCGGAGATCAGCAAGTGCCTGGCGCAGAGGGGCGTCAAGGGGGTGACTGTGTGCTCCATCACCAAGAGCCAGG GGAGTGAGTGGCGCTATGTATTGGTGAGCACCGTCCGCTCCCGCCCTGAGAGCGACCTGGACCTACGGCCGACAAAGAGCTGGCTGAAGAGGTTCCTGGGCTTCGTCGTGGACCCCAACCAAGTGAACGTGGCCATCACTCGGGCCCAGGAGGGGCTCTGCATTGTTG GAGACCACCTCCTCCTGCGGTGCTGCCCACTGTGGCGCCGGCTTGTGGACTTCTGTgaggcccagggctgcctggtgCCTGTCGGCCAGGTGCGGGTCCGAAGGAGGTCGGCTGTCTCTTCCTGA